The following nucleotide sequence is from Candidatus Paceibacterota bacterium.
CCAGAAGATACGCTAGGAGTAGTGCCAGTCATTGACGGCGCTGTTTTGGCGATATTTAGATTAAGGCTTACTAAATCAGGATTTATTGTATATAGGAAAATATAGATACCGAGAGCAAGGATAAGCCCCAAGATTGCTCCCTCAATTTTAGATTTGGCGTCCCCTATTTTAAAAGGAGATTCGCTTGCCATATATTGAATTCCTCCGATAACTATTTGGATTACAGCAAGGCCAGCTGCAATACCAATGCCAATTTTAAAAATAAGATTAAGGTAATCAGAAAAGGATGTTTCGCTATTAATTACAGCAAATTGGTCATTATAAACTCCCGGTTCGAGTAATGTGTATTCTTGCGCGGAAGCAACCCCACAAAAAATAAAAAACGGAAGGATAGAGAGAAGTAAAAAGAATTTTTTCATACTAACGTCCTTTAAAGTTTAACATAATATTGCCGACCGCCGAGAGCATTATTTTAGAAGGATTTGTTACTAGAAGAGAGATGTCTGCAGACCCACTTGTGCCAGATTGCTGTCTTACAATAAGAACCCCGGGATTTAAGTTCTCTGCTTTTACTGGATTACCGTTAAGTGACCAGCTGTATTTTATTTTACTACTTGTTTTGTTGTTTGGAGAGAAAAAATATGGCTCAGCTGCTATGGAAAGTTCTTCGTTTGAGAGAGGAAGTGAACCTGAAAGTGCTTTTCCATATAAAATACCTAAAATAGGATTCTTTTCATAAAATAAAATTTTAGGCTCTACTATTTGAATTACAACTTCTTCTCTCCCAACTTTAAAATCGGAAGTATTTCTTGCCTCGACTCCTATTTGCTCGCTTTTTTTAAGGTAATCATTTTTTAAAAAAAGCGTGGAAACACCCCTGCCGGAAAGTGAACCTAAAACTTCAGAATCACGGCGCCATTTGTAAGAAAGCTCACTTGTTTTATATGTACCACCATTACTTTTCCAAATATTAGGAATAGCTGTTATTTTTATTGATGATTCCGATGTTGGGAGAGCTTTCCCTTTGTAAAAAGGTGGAGTGTAAACATCCGTTGCCTGCCAAAGTAGGTTGATTTCTGATGGGTTTACTACCAAAGTTCCTTGTGCGGAGGTATTTCCTAACGTAGCACTAGCTTTTATTGATATTGGTTCACCAACTTCCCCGACCTTAAAAGAAACAGATTTTTGACCAACATTTGAAGAAATTTTTTTACCGCCTAAAGACCAGGTTATGTTTGCGAGGTCTAGATTAAAGGAAGAGCTTGAAACTGAGGCTGTTACCACGTCTTGTGGCTCTGGGATCTCTGGTGAGATTTGAATCAAAAGAGAGGAGGACTGGCTAAACGTTACTAAAGGAAATATTAAAAAACTTAACAAAAGTAAATTCTTAAAAATAATTTTTTTGTTAAATAACATTTAATTCTTCTACTTTCGTAACTATTTTTTTCAAAAAGATGTGGTTTTCTATGGTGCGCAAAACAACAAGACTTAAAGCTGTTGCCGGAATAATATTAACGAAAGGGATTACCTCTATTATAAACTGTCCTGCGAGAACAGCCAACTTCCTTCCAGCATATCTACCAGTAAAACTAATGCCGTTCATAAATAAATAAAAAAAGAGTGTTATGTTAAAAAAAAATGTAAAGAAAACAGACATAGCCGAGAGAATCATGGTGAGATTAAGTAAATCTAAAAGATCTTTGATTAAAGCAAAACCAAGCATAAGCATAAAACCAAAGCCAGTTAACTTTCTACTTTTTGTTAAGCTCCCCTCTCTCAATAGCTCAACGTTTTGTTTATTTTCTAGTTTTTTTTCTTTATTCACCTGTTTGTATAAATTGGCTTATTACTCAGATTCGGCTGTAGCTAAGTCATTTTTGGCTTTTTTGATTGCTAGAACTTGCGATGGGTCCGAAGTTATTATCTGGTCTTCGGTGTACGAAGCAACAATTTTTAAAGCCACGTGCTTAAGGCCGGCAAAGAAGATTCCCTCTCCAACTCCCGATTCAAGAAGAAGATATTTTTCCTCGTCTGTTAAGTTGAAAGTTTTTTGAACCATATCAATAGAAGAAGGAGACTGTTTTAAAAGAATTTGTATTGACGAGTTTGTAATAATAGGAAGGCCATATGGAGAATTAAGAAAGTCGCCGACATCTTGAGTAATTGTTGCAAGTCCCAAGTAATATTTACGGCCACGCTTAGCGATACTGAAAAGAAAAGAAGCTGTATCTTCTGATTTCATCATCCACCAAGCTTCGTCAACTACAAGGAGGCGTTTTTTAAGATTTTTACGAACAGCATTCCAGATATAGTGAGTAACAATGTACATTGCAACAGGTTTCAACTCATCCTCCATGTCACGCACAGAAAAAACAACGAATTTTTTGTTGATATCAACATTGGTTGGTTTGTTTATGAAACCAGACCAAGTTCCTTTTGTGTATTTAGATAACTTTTGAAGAAGATCTGCGCTACCGTCCATTCCAGAAAGGACCATTTCGAAGTCTGAAAGTAGTGGTGGTTCGATCGCAGAAAAGTCTGAATCAGCGGTAATGTCTTTGAGGTTATAAGTTTCCGTAATTGCGCGGTCGATAAGGGAATCTTCTCCCGGAGAAAGACCTCCGAGCATAATACGAAACAATCCGACGAGATTTACGATATTTGAACGCAAAACATCAGCAGCTGACTCATCTTCGCGAGGAACTGGAAGATCAAACGGGTTTATGTGGTGGTCTGAAGTAAGAGAAATATTAAAATAACGTCCACCTGTCGCTTCAGCCAAATATTCATATTCACGCTCTGGGTCGATAACGATAACCTCCGTATCAAACATAAGCGTGCGGATTATTTCAAGCTTGGTAGTGTAAGATTTTCCAGAACCAGCCTTAGCAAAAATAATTGAGTTGTAGTTTTCAAGTGAATAACGATCAAAAAGAACAAGACTTGAATTGTGTCTATTTATTCCATATAAAATTCCGCGATCAGAAGTGAGGTCAAAAGAAACAAATGGGAAAAGAGAAGATAGTGGAGAAGAGTTTAATTTAGAATGGACACCTAGCTCATCTGACGCTATTGGAATAACACTTTTAAATCCTTGTTCTTGTTGGAAAAGAGCTGGTTTAACATAAACCATCTTAGATTCAAGGATTGATTTTATTTCGGACTCTATTTTATCAAGTTCTGCCTCGGTTGTTCCGTATATCGTTAGATATAGACCGACATCAAATATTTTTTCTTGGGCTTGCTGAAGAGAGTCGCGAAGAGATTCTAGGTCTTGGTATGCAGTATCAAGCATAGGGTCGCGAACCATACCTTTCTCTTCGCGCATATGTATTTGGCTTTGAACCTCAGCAACTTTTTTCTGGAAAGTATGAAGAATCTTGGCTGTTTCTATTGGGTGTATAAAAATTGAAACATCAAAAACCTTATCTAGGTTTATGATTGGAGAAAACCAGTTGTCAGCTAAAACTCTCGGATAAGAAATAACAAAAAAAGTACGCGCTATTTTGTCGCCGAGGTTTAGAGCCCTAGGCTCAATTTTTAAAGCCGAAGGGGCGATAATATCACGAAGCTCAAGTGTTGCTGCTTGATAGATTTCTTGTGGAAGAATCGGGGTAATTTCCTCCTCTTTTTTTTCATTTCCTGTTATGAAATCAAATATTCCCATGGTATTTATTGATTGAGCTTGATAGCTTTTTCTGTCTCTCCTGGATTAAAAATTTTATAAAAAACCTCGATAACCTCTTCGGTTCCAAGCTGGACAGCTCTAACTCCAAAACGAGATAGCCCCTGAGCAACCACTGAGACACGCTGGTCAAGCTGTGAACGACTTTCTTCAAAAAGTTCTGTTTCAGCGATACGGGACTCCGCGGTTGGTTCTTTATTTCCCGTCATTCCTGGAATCGGAGGAAGTGAAAAACCACTACTACCCTTCCCTCCAATAGATGGGGCGCTATAAGGAACCACTATAAAAAAGTTTTTAGTCATAATGTTTCTTGTTTCAGCAAGGTTTTTTATAAAATCAATATATTCTCGAGTCTGTATTTTAAGAAGATCTTCTAATTGTTCTTTCATTCTGTCTTCAAGCATTGTTATGTATGGCTTTATGTCTAGCTTGCGAGATTGAATGAATATTTGAATTGAGAAATCCAATGAGTTTAAAAAACCTTGGAATTGTAAAATAGTAGCAGTCTGCTCGTCTTCTGATTTTAAAGCGAGATTTAAAGAAGAAGTCATGATTAGCGCCCTCAAAGAGCCGTCTTTTAAAACAACAACGCCATCGCGTACTTCTTTAATAGGAACAAAATCTTGAGCTGCTTTAGATTGAATAGCCATTGGTTATTTGTGGTTAGTATAGCAAATAGACACTAAAATGTATGTTCACAAGGCTCTTTACTTCTTTTTTTCACGAGAAAAAACTCCTTTTTGTGAAATCATTCTTCTTTGCTCGTGGTTAAAACATCAAGACCCCAAGAGAGATCTTTTAGTTTACTATCAGAGAGGCGCGGAACCAAAGAATTGTCAGTGTCACCCTTCTTTGCTTTTTTTGTTATCTCCATTGGCCGATTTTCTTTTTTCCAAATATATAGTTTTTCTCCGAGGTAGTAGCGAAAAGCTGCCTCAACGCTGTAAATGAACGGTTTGTCATTTATTTTATAAAATGCAAAAGCAACTGCGAGGGCTACTATAGGAATCACAAAAAATAGAGTAATTACTAAAGGAAGAAAGCTGTCTAGTATTTTATACACAACAAAAGCCATTCCCGCTCCACCAGCTAGGTAAATAAATTGTTTAAAAGTAAATGGACCAAAAATCTTATCCTCTACTTCAATAAATTGCGGAACATGAAACTGCATTTAATTAGTATAGCGTACTATTAGATGTTTTAAAGTTGTTTAGGTTTTTATTTTTCTCTTTAAAAACACGTATAAAAATCTGCTGATTTTTTACTATACTCACGCCGTCGCGTTGCGTAATGTTTTTAAGGAGAAAAACTAGAGCTGAAGAAAAAGAAAGCAATACGAAGCCAAACTTCATAACAACGATTATCAGAATCATTGTTTCTGGAATTAGATTTGTTCTCGATATGGATCCAGTTGGTACTTTGTCTCTTTTTTAGGAAGAGCGAAAGAGTCTGTTAGTTTTTGTTCAACTATATCAATTGGCGTAGAAGCACTTTCCTTTGCAGTAGAATTTTTTTCCTCGAGAACAGGTAGAACTTTTTGTGAAGAAATTTGGGGAATAGTTTTACCTGAAGAAAGTTCTCTTTCCGGTGTGATTAATGGATTTTCAACGTCATTTAGTACATTTTCTCTTATAAGACTTTCGTTTTCTTCGGTTTCCATGTGCTTGTCTTCACTTACAATTTCAACACCACTTTCTTTAAATATGGTTTTATCAACAGGGTTTAGTGCGGTTTGCTCAAGTACATTATTTTGTGGAACATCTTCTCTGTATGCATCATGTTTTACTTCAACTAGCTCGGTTTCGCCATGTACCTTTTTTAACGATTCACGAATTGAACCAAAAATTTGCTCATTTATATCGTGGACAATTAAGCCGGCGATATCGTGAGTCACACCAAGCTTTGACTCCACTACCCCCAAAAAATCTTTTGGGTTTGTTATGCCAAACATAACCAAGTTTGTTTCATCAACCAAGATTGTTAACTTATCAATATGGAGAGAGTATTTTGATCCAATTTCTCTAATTTTTTTACCAGTATCAAAACCAAAAAGAACATCTTTCACATCGTCTGGGAGATGCTCGAGCATTTGTTCAAGTTGTTGGTTTGTGTAGTTCATCTTAAAAGTAATTTTTTACTTACCCTCTGTTTTTTTATTATCTTCTCTTGCTTTCATCCTTTCAAGACTTTCTACAAATCTTTGGAGATTTCTTGCGTTATTTTTTGCTGTTTCTCTTTCAAATAGTAGTTTTGCGCGATCATTCTTATCTCCACGGTCGCCGAGTTCGTCGAGTTTCATTTGTATATTTATTGACTCTTTTGTAAATGAATCAATGGCTTCTTTCACAGATTGGTTGCTCCCCATCAAACTTTTTATCGTTCCTTCAAGTTTAGATATTTCTTGGTCAGATTTATATTTTGAGCCGATTTCTTTCTCTGCTTTTTTGGTTGCCCCGGCATTACCAAATTTTATTGCCTGTGGAATAATCTCCCCACCTTCAATATAGTTTTTATTTTTTAGTTGTTCAAAATATGATTTTTGGCGTTCTTGTGTTACCACCCTATTCTTTGCCTCTTCCGACGATTTAATTTCACCCTCAATAATTGAAGACTTGTCGGTTTGCTTAAATTTCTCCAGCCTTAGAGCAAGTTGCTCCTTATCGTTTTTGCCGGCTTTTTCTGCGTCAGTTAATTTAACATTATCGAGAATCTTTTTATCTGCAGCTTTTTTAGCCACCGCCTTTTCTTCCTCAGTTAACTTAACTGTTTTGGCTTCTAGTAGCTTTGCGATATCAGCACGTTCTTTACCGCGTTCTTTTTCGGCACGGTCAAGGTCTCCGCGGAAACCATCCGTAAGATCTTTTGGTTTTTGTCCTAGGTCAACCTTGGCGCCAGTTGCCCCAGCAAGTTTAGAACCCAATCCTCCAATAAGTGGTGTTTCACCGGCGGCGCGAACATCAAAACTAGACTTAGCTACTCCTACGGTACTTTGTAGAGCTAGGCGAGCAAATCTATTATTTGAAGCCGCAGACTTAGCCCATTCTTGGTTGGCGACCCAAGAGGCCCCTGCTCCAACTGTTCGCCTAGCTATCAAACCGCCAGCTCCGCCAGCAAGTGCTCCTGCCCCGACAGACAGCATCCCAGAAATTTTTGATCCCGCTGATCCGCTTAGCTCTCGTGTGGTTTTAACTGCTGCGAGCAAAAGTCCTATCGCAATCAAAAAACTAAAGATTACACCAACGGTATTTACGTCTGGGGAAGTAAGCGCACTCGCCATGTTTGAACCAGATACATTTTCTGTATATGTCGTAACAGTAGAACTTACACCTCCGCTTGCGGTTAACGCAGCGGCTAGATTTGTATTTTCTGTGTAGGTTGCAACGGTAGATTTCATGCTTCCCGTGGTAGCTACAGAGGAAGCGCTATTTAATCCGTTATTTCCACCACCAAGAATTATTAGAATCATCCACATAAACATAAGGAAAACTGGAGCCACAAGAACTTGCTCCCAGAGTTGATCCCACCACATCTTGGAGTACTTGGCTGTTTTTGGGATAAGACCAGCTACGTAGGCAAATGGTGAAAGAGGAAGAAGAAGGATGAGGATTATTGCGCGCGACAAAAAGATAAACGCAACTGAAAGAAAAGAAAAAGCAGTAATAAGAATAAAAATCACACCCATTAACGAGATAGTTAATATTTGGAAAAAATCAACAGAGTTGGAGGCAAAAACCGATTGTATTTTTGTTAGTTGGAAAAACTTATCAGATATTCCCCCAGCGGAAAAGTTTCCAGTTTGAGAGGGGTCTATAATTCCTGAATAAAATTGAAAAGCTACAATGTTTGAGGTATCAATAATGACTTTAGTAAAAAAGAGGCTGAAGTTTATTAAAAGAGCGGCGATTATAATGCTTGGAATTAATTTTTTACCATCACCTATTTGAAGAATGTTTTGTATTGAAATCCAAAGGAGAGCAAAAATAAAAATAATATTCGACATATCGCGAATAGTTCCCCAAGCAAGATTAATCCCAGGAGTTTTCTGTATAAATTCAGCCATGTTTAGGTTGAATTTAATTGATTGATTAAGTAATACGCTGGCAAGGTCAAGAAACCAACTACTGAGCCATAGGGCGCTGTTTCCAAACCATACAGTTGTACATCTCATAGCGTTCCCTGTAGCTAAAGCGCTCCAAGTACCACAATCAAGTTTTACGTTTTCATTAGCAGTTCCGTCAAAAGCCGAGGCGGGTAAAGCTTTTGAAGTTTCTACTTGAATACAATTTAAGTATGCACCTGAATTCCCGTCTTTAAGATAAGCACAAGCTTGTTCTGGGTTTGCCGAAGAGCTTAGTGCGTCTGTTTGATTATCTCTGTTTTGAATATCTTCCTGGAGAATACAAGGTCCCCCATTTGGGTCTTCTACATAAGGAGCTTCACAGCTTTGCGCTTCCGCAACATTATTTCCAAGCAATGGTGGTAAAACAAAAAACAAAAAAGCAAAAAATAATATTGCTGAGGAGTAGAATATTTTTTTTGAAAAAAAAGATTTCATTTTTTAATAGTATGTGTTTTGGTTTCTTCCTTCTCTCTCTAATCTTTCTTTTTCTAAAATTGCCTGGTGCTCTGTCTGACAATTACTAAAAGCACTCGAGGCGGTATCTCTAATTGCTCTTATTTCAGAAAACTGCGATGCCGCGGTTTCGGCCATATCAGGAGTTGGAACTCCATCTGAGCCGGAAATTGCCACGAGTGAATATGAAGCTGTCTGGAAATCAGTTCTTCCAGAAGTGATAGCTTCCTTTAGTGCTGCGAAAGGAATTATTTTTAAAGAGATGGCACCAATCTCTCTTTCTAGTTTGCTTATTAAATCATTGTAGTATGTTTGTTGAGCAAAAAGTGAAGGTGAACTCAATTGACTATCCAAAGTGCTTGGGCAATAAGTTGCTGGGCTAAAGGATATTAAGGCGCTAGTAGTTGAAGCAGCTTCATGCACAACATTTAGTGTTTCATTACGTATACCAAGGTATCCCGCAAAAGCATTAGTTGTGTTATCTATACTAGCGACAATGTCGTTGATTGAATTAATTTCTTGGGTTCGACTCGCTTGGTTATTGGCAAGATTATCGTCAGTGTAGGAAAAGAAAGAACTTTCGGCTAAAGACTGTGCTAACGCGCGGTCTTGTGGAGAAACATCTTCGTTTGAGTTTGCGTCTATGTTTGAAACGTTTCTCGATGGAGCGGTTGCTGCGGCGCGAAGCCTCTCCTCTATTGTTGAGGCTGGTGTTGTTATTTTGGTCTTACGACAAGCACCAGGGACGACATCAGCACCTGTATCCAAACACTCCTTTATTGGGGGGACTCCGTCTTTTGCCTCTATCTTTGCGGCTTCCTCGGCTTCTGAGAGAGAAGAACCCAAATCTTCGCTTACTCGTAGGTAGTTTGCTGCAACGTTATTTTGAGAAGCCAAAACAAAACATTTAATAGAAGAACAAACCGAGGTGTCACCATTTCGGTATCTTGTGGCATTTGTTGCGCCAATAGCTTTTGCCAGCGGATCTTCGTATTTCGCTATTCTGCCTGCAGCTGTTTCTGATTGTTGTGAAGCGATAACTGCTTTTATGTTTTCTTCTCTATAAGGAGAATTAGTTTTAGATAAATCAGAGACAAAAATCCTTGTTTGGTTTTGTGCTTGTTTTGCAAGGTAGTCATTAAAGTTTGTTAGATACAAAGGGTTGCCATTATTCCCAGTGTTTAACCACTTCATTTCATTTTCTTGCATTTTGGCGATCGTAATACGTGAGCTTGTGTAAGCTATTCTGTCTAAACAAGTCTGTTTTGTTTTAAGAGTAGATGTATCTTGTTGCAAAGTGTTTATTTGTTTAACGATTGTTTGTGGGTCTGTTGGCACTGTTCCACCCCCGCCGAGCAAAGAAAGAACACTCCCTACTCCAGGAAGAGCAGACCCAGCTCCACCGAACACGCTCCCCAGCTCTCCCGCAGTGTATCCTGCAGACATTCCACCCAAAGTATTTCCAAGGCTAACAAGAGAGCCAGAGCCAATTTCTGCTCCAAGATTAACAAGCATGCTTCCAGTATTATTTACTACCCCAGATAGTAGGTCGCTAGATAAAACACTAGTTACTATTTTGTCAGCACCACCGACAACATTTTGAATTGCTCCGTTAATACCACTATTAACACCTCCAATTTGACCGTTTATATTATTCAGTGCTTCGTTAATAACACCGTTTGCTTTATTTTCTAGTGCGGTACCAACTTGGCCAGCTATTTTTCCTGCCGTGTTTCCAATGACACCACCGCCCAAAGCTTCATTAACAGACCCAGAAGCTTTTGCTCCAAGGCCGTTTATCCCTGCACTACTTAAAAGTTGCTGTCCAAGAGAGGAAAGAGTACTACTTACAGCTCCTCCGACAGCGCTACACCCTGAATCGGCAAGGTTTTTGGCAAGAGCTTCATTTGCTGTGTTTAAGGAAGCCGTTTTTATTCCCGTGGATAGCGTAACGCAACTGTTTGATTCATCGTAAATACCAGATGGACACGATTGAGCCGAAGAGGCCTCTGTTGAAGGGACATAAGCTCCGGTTGCAGGGTTGTAGTATGAATCTGTGTAATCCGAAGTTCGAACATTTTCGCCTGTTGCTGGATTATAATATTCGTTTGTTTGCGCTCTAG
It contains:
- a CDS encoding DUF87 domain-containing protein, which gives rise to MGIFDFITGNEKKEEEITPILPQEIYQAATLELRDIIAPSALKIEPRALNLGDKIARTFFVISYPRVLADNWFSPIINLDKVFDVSIFIHPIETAKILHTFQKKVAEVQSQIHMREEKGMVRDPMLDTAYQDLESLRDSLQQAQEKIFDVGLYLTIYGTTEAELDKIESEIKSILESKMVYVKPALFQQEQGFKSVIPIASDELGVHSKLNSSPLSSLFPFVSFDLTSDRGILYGINRHNSSLVLFDRYSLENYNSIIFAKAGSGKSYTTKLEIIRTLMFDTEVIVIDPEREYEYLAEATGGRYFNISLTSDHHINPFDLPVPREDESAADVLRSNIVNLVGLFRIMLGGLSPGEDSLIDRAITETYNLKDITADSDFSAIEPPLLSDFEMVLSGMDGSADLLQKLSKYTKGTWSGFINKPTNVDINKKFVVFSVRDMEDELKPVAMYIVTHYIWNAVRKNLKKRLLVVDEAWWMMKSEDTASFLFSIAKRGRKYYLGLATITQDVGDFLNSPYGLPIITNSSIQILLKQSPSSIDMVQKTFNLTDEEKYLLLESGVGEGIFFAGLKHVALKIVASYTEDQIITSDPSQVLAIKKAKNDLATAESE
- a CDS encoding PrgI family protein, whose product is MQFHVPQFIEVEDKIFGPFTFKQFIYLAGGAGMAFVVYKILDSFLPLVITLFFVIPIVALAVAFAFYKINDKPFIYSVEAAFRYYLGEKLYIWKKENRPMEITKKAKKGDTDNSLVPRLSDSKLKDLSWGLDVLTTSKEE